The DNA sequence AAAATTCTGATGTCATATATTACAAAATCTCCTGTATACAAGTTTAAATTGAGTGTGGACTTATCACCAGTTTATTCAATAGTTGTATTCTAATAGAAAGCAGTTGTTACATTTAGGCCCCAGCTTCTAGAACTAACAGAATGCCAAGAAATTTGATACTGTGCCAGTGAAATAAAAAGGCTGCCACTATTAAGTCATCATACTTCAGAAATGTTTTAAGGGACAATATGGGTAACCTTTTAACAAGTTTCCTTACGTTAATTGCAGATTCAAtttcaaattatattttaaaaaagaaatacagctGTTTTTAAAGCAACAAACATTATGaatcattaaaataatattttacccTCCCCATATTTATTAATGCAACCTTTTGGTGAAGGGTGTATTTAACATGGCCTCCTTCTCCCAGCTTCTCAATTTAAAATGCAATCCAAAGTGAGGCATGCATATGCGGTGGCATGATGCTTCCAAATAAGAGGAAACAGAACATGGGGAATGTTTATTACCCTTGCATTTGCATCTTAATCCTTCTCCAGGTAAATGGCACATTTTGGTTTTCAGAACTGTGTTTTGTTGTAGAACTCACACAGAACTAGACTTATGAGGCTGTTTTGTTATTGCATTGCCTTTTCAAGAATGTACAAATAGTTTTGTGACACAAAAAAATGGCTGGGAGAAACTTATCCCAGTAAATCTATTGCTTTTATGTTtagtttagtttatttatttatttttgcagaagAAAAGGAAATGGGTGGAGAGCAAAAGAGGCCTGGCAGCTATTCAAAACAAATGTTCCACCTCAAGTGATCATTCATTTCCTGGCTCTGAGCATGTGGGTATTGAAGTACTGTATATCTTTGATTCTGCATTCACAAACACTTCCGTGGACATGGGGAACTTGTATACACTGCAACACTGGAATTCTCATTGGAGTCACAAAATACCCCAGATTAAggtattcagggttttttttaaccctaGACAAGGGTTAGAAGGGTTTACATAATTATAGGGTATTTTTGGTTTTAAAAGTGCAAGATTTGAAGCTGTAAGTGTAACCTTGAAATGGACCAATCGACAAGTTAGTTGTGAAAAGAAGGTTTAAGAGGATTGTGGATTAGGCAGGGTGTGTAGTAACATAGCTACACTGGACTGAAAGGGTGTTTGTGTACATATCCTCATCCATATAATATATCTTTATCATTATTGCAAGTACAAGTCAAAATAATACATCCTGATTTAAATTAGAAAATCCTACACATAATGGAGATGATGCAGATTCCCCCAGTGGAAACACTTCCTCTAACAAAGCACATAGTTTATATAGTTCTGGAAAATTACATCTGATTAATTATAAAGCATAtttcaaatatacatatattttaatgttgttgctgttgttgttgtgtgtatgtgtgtgtgtatgaatatgaGACAGCCAGTGCAAtacagtgatttgagcattgaaatacaattctggagacctgggtttgaatccccatttggtcatgaaatccactgggtaagttggggcaaatcacattctctcagggcccttccaaacagctgtttaaaatcccacattatctgccttgatattctgcattatatggctgttggaagggtcctcagacacactggaaagcaaaggcaaaatgAATCCATCTTGCCAATGAAACCATGTGATAGGGTCACCACaggtcagaaactacttgaaggcgtGCTACAAATATCCATATTATCCTGTCAAATTTCTGACTTGCAAAGAAGCCTTGAATTTTACTGAGATACTGTGTCTTCTAGGTATACGCTATTTTTAAAACCATCCATCTATTTCAGATGGATTGGGAGCCTGTGCTGTAAACAAGTGACATTTATGTTTTACTTATCTAATCTAGCATGGACATAGCAACAATATATGTGGGCAAATTGGTATTTATATGTTTAATAAAAGTGCTTGGATTATACTCAATAAAAGCAGTTCAATCTTAACGTGAGTGTAGCAATCATACATAGTGTAAAACTGAATACTAAGCTCACAACCCTTCGAAGAGCAAAGGGGATGACCAAGACATGCATGTTGTTGCCACTTTGCTGAGCACCACAGGTCTGGATGTAAAAAGTGCCAGCACAAAAATGTCCTAGGAATTCTTGGGACATCACCTTGAATTCCATAGCAAATGGAATGAACATTAATTAAAACGAAGAAATGAGGACATATTGGAGTTCTtgcaagagaaaaaaggaagtgAGAAAGACAGGGCTGTTTCTGCAAACACTGCAGCTATATTGAATTAGATCAAGACCCTTTTTTAAAGTGgcttgaaaaaatatatactcACAACCTATGTGTTGCAAAGGTTACCATTTAATTCAAGTAGAGGCACAGTATAAAAACAGTTACGTCAACTTCAgtcaatatatttgcttatttatttagaatatatTCTACatctgaataaaaaagttttaaataatCTTCAATGCATGTACAACAGTGAGACCCTTTACCCATCCATTGAAATATGGATACACATTAGTGAACTGGTTCCATCCTCTGCAATGGAATATAAACAGTTCTTCAAAGATTTGCAGATTCATATTAACCAGTTGTatgatatgtaaagcaaagtgccTTTATGGAGGAACAATAATTGCTCACCCTGCCTGTTAAAAAACAGTTTAACTAATATTGATGAAAATTCATCTTCGCGCACCGATAAAAAAATCTGATGCCTGAAGCTCTAAGAGCATGAAAATAAGAGAATCCATGggctttatatacatatatattaatattacaaaAGTAGTGCAAAAACAGAAAAAGGAGTGATGCAATTGCCACTACTATTGCCGCCGCCACCACACACATGTGCACTCTGCTTTCCAAGTGACTACAAACACACTCTTTCAGTAACTGGCCTGAGCCACTTGTACCTCATACTGTGCCCTCCAAAATGGGTACCGCTACACTTGGCTGCCTAAATTTATGCCCACAATGCCTGGGCAGAGATGATTCACCCTGCCTCCCTGAACATTCACAACTGCCAACCATGAAAAGTCACAGGATGTGCCCAGCATGGAAATGTCTCTCCTCTGTGTACTCCACATCAGTTTTAACTCACTCACAATTGACCTTGCAATATTCTTCTCCATGGCTTGCAGACCATAGCATAACATCTCTCCACACGCATGCAGAAACCACTCTCACATACAAACTCACTCTCACACACTCCATTTTGGCCAACATTCCCTCTAGCAATTTCCAACTTTCTTTTCACTTCCAGACTCTGCAATATTCTTCTCTACCTAATTCTtcttgtagaccagtggttctcaatctgtgagtccccaggtgttttggcttacaactcccagaaattccagccagtataccagctgttaggatttctgggagttgaaggccaaaacatctgggaacccacaggttgagaaccaatattGTAGATCATAGGAGAACATCGCCCAAAATCACTCACACATACATCACTTCTGCCAACATTTGACATTAGCTTTTTTCAAACTCCTCCTTTTCCTTGCCTGGCTCTCCAATATTCTTTTGCAGTTAATTCCTCTTGGACACCACAGAAGAATATCTCCACACACATCTGCACAAATCTCTCATGCACGCATCTGACACTCAGGCTTGCAGGCATTTGACTCTGGCCCTGCCCaacctcctcctttcctcctttactGGGCAATATTCTTTTGCGCCTAATTCCTGTTGCACATCAAATAACacccccacatacacacaaactattctctcacacacactccatTTTGGCCCCCACGTTCCCCTAGCCCTTTCCAACCTCCTTCTGACTCTCTGGCCCTGAacaggagaggcagtgggcaaccGGGCAGGCAGGAGGATGCCcccatcccccctcccctcttcagTGGCCCCAACTGTTGCCCCCGATCTCTTGCTTGTATCGGTTGGTGAGCACGTTGGCCTTCCGGGTGAGCTTGCCCAGCACCGTGTGGAGTCCACTGAGGTGGTAGTGGAACTGCTTCTCCAggtcctcctccacctcctcctcctcctcctcgtcgtgtCCCTCGGGGCCCCCCCGGCCAATGTCCACGGCGCCCCCCTTGTCCTTCTTCCGGGCGGGGGCCTCCTCGCCGGCGCCCCCTTGCACCACGCCCCACTCGATGTCGTTGCGGATGGACTTGAGCAGCAAGTAATGGCTGTACATGTCCCGGCAGGAGCAGTAGGCGCCCACCACGCCGCCTCCGCCATGTGGCCCGCCATTGGTCCCGTTCAGCGGGGCCTCGGGCTCCTCCACGCCGCCGCCGGAGTCCAGCTCCTCCAGGAGGAGGGGCACGTCGCGGAGCAGGCTGGGCACCATCACCGTCTGGTCCATGTTGTTCACCGCCCCGATGAAGCGGTTCATGGCGTTGAAGAGGGAGTGCTTCTGGCTGTACGAGTCGTAGATCTGCATCATCTCGAGGGCGGCGGTGGCGGAGAGGCGGAGGCCCAGGGAAGAAAGCTCGGCCGGAAAGGCGAAGAGGAAGGCGGCCGCCTCAGGTTGCCTCGCTTCTCAAAAAGAAAGGCACGATGGAAGTCCTTctgctcctttcctttcctctcgaGGAGGCTGGCTCTCTCCCTCACAGTATCAATAATATGGCTCCACAGGTTTCTcctcaggcaggcaggcaggcgcgcGCACGAGAGAGGGGGAACTGCGAAAGGAAGAGGACAAAAGATGGCGGTGACGAGCGGTGACGAGCAGCCCCTCCGGgccctgcctgcctccctcccttccttgctgACCCCCTTCCAACCGCCCTCTCCCCGTCGACGCCTGTCTCTCAGCGGTCGAGAAAAAGCAGTAAGCCTGGCCTTGCTCATAATCGGGAAGgaacggggggaggggggcacgGATGCTTGcccgtggccccgccccctcgcgCGCTCCCTTAGGCGCCGCGCGCGGAGGAAAGCCCACTGGCTCTCCTGAGCATTCGCAGAGCGCCCAGCAGTCGCCAGGTGGTTTAAGACTCTCGGCGGGCTTAAGCCGCTTCCTCTGGCCCCTTGATACTCTTCACAGCTGAAACCATGCCGACTCTCCAAAAATGGGAGCACACGAAGACTACTCCTGAGCATAAGCAGAGCGCCCTATCAATACTTGGCCTTCGATCTTCCCTTTCCCGGTGGCTAGATCTTCTTCTGACCCCTTGCtaccccccggtggcacaatggattacccttgtgccggcaggactgctgaccgaaaggtcggcggttggaATCCGAGGAGctgggtgagcttccgtctgtcagctctaactccatgcagggatatgagagaagcctctcacagaatggtaaaacatcaaacatccgggcgtctcctgtggaacatccttacagatggccaactctctcacaccagaagcaacttatagtagcttcttacacacacacacacacacacaaaaccctccACACAGCTAAAGCCGAGTAACTCCAGCACATGTGGAGAGTACTTCTGAGCATAAGCAGAGCGCCCCATTAATATATGTCCTCAAGTTCCTCAGTAGatagatccatccatccatcattccttcctcttcttctgacCCGGTGATATTCCCCACAGCTGAATCTGGGCCGGCCTTTCATGGATGGGAGCGCGGGAGAAGAGTACTCCTGGGCATTAGCAGAGCGCCCCGGAAACCTTAGGTGGCCCTAAAGGCGGGGCGGAGAAGAGGGCAGCTGGACCCTCTCTCGGGATATGGGGGGAAGGGGGGCTCCTAGTGGGCACATAAAAGCCCGGAGCGAGCCTCCCCTCGCCCATCCCCCAAGCCGCGTCTTGCCATTCAAAGCAGCGAAAGGAAGGAAACCCAAGCCTCAACGAGGCCACTTCCTTGCACTCACCGTGGGTTGCAAATAGGGACGACAATCCGGTTCTCCTCGCTGCAGCCTGTCGCCTTGCTCTGTATTTATAGCGTCTAGGTTAAACCGAGGTGTTTCCAAGGGCCACCCCCTTGCAGTGCGGcgaggaggaggggaaaggggagtGAGTGGGGAGGAGTGACCACGGGCAGCACCGGTTTCTGCTCCCCAAGAAGCGGCCCCGCCTTCCTGCCTGAGAAAAG is a window from the Anolis carolinensis isolate JA03-04 chromosome 3, rAnoCar3.1.pri, whole genome shotgun sequence genome containing:
- the mid1ip1 gene encoding mid1-interacting protein 1, with the translated sequence MMQIYDSYSQKHSLFNAMNRFIGAVNNMDQTVMVPSLLRDVPLLLEELDSGGGVEEPEAPLNGTNGGPHGGGGVVGAYCSCRDMYSHYLLLKSIRNDIEWGVVQGGAGEEAPARKKDKGGAVDIGRGGPEGHDEEEEEEVEEDLEKQFHYHLSGLHTVLGKLTRKANVLTNRYKQEIGGNSWGH